GGGCCGGTAACGGTCACACCGCACCCCGGCGTGAGGGCCGGTAACGGTCACACTGCACCCCTGCCGTGagggcgggaaagagttcggctCCTGCCATGAGGGTGCAAAATGGTCACGTATACCCTCCCCCCGCTGTGAGGGCGGTAATGGCCAGGCCCCTGTACCCGCCGTGGGGGCGGTAATGGTTTTCTCTCCCggggtcctgccctgcccccGGACGCGCCCCATCCAGCTCAGACAGCGCCGCCTTTATTGCTTTATTCAGTGCGGTGTCACCCCCGGTACCGCAGCAGCCGCGGACCTACAGGGCAGGTGCGTGGTGCATGTACACCTGGGCAGTCTCAAACCACTTCTTCTCCACAGCTTCCTGGCCCACCTCGAACATTGTCATTAAGTGTTTCCAGCCAGTTTTTGCCGTGATTGTGAGGTACTCCTTGTTCTCTGGGTACAGAAGAGCTGTGTGCGCAGCGATGACGAGGGACTGTGCAAACCTCCCACTCACCAGGAGAAAGAGGGCACCTCTCTCCTCAGCAGTGAGCGGCAGGATGCTCTCAAACCCTGCGAGAACATGTCCCCCAACACTCAGAGGGTCTGGGCTCTCAATCATCATGTACATGATGGCTATCGCAACCTCAAACACGTAATATCCATAACTCATGTCGCTGAAGTCCAGGATGCCAGACACTCTGTACTGGGGATTCTCCAGGGAAGCAGAACAGGAGTCTACTAGAATGTTGTGGTCATTAAGGTCTCCATGATTGATACctaaacacagaagaaatagAAACAGTATTTCATAATTATTAAACAGCTGAAACAGCTTTGGGAAGATGCATGTCAAACTAACACTCGGCTACAAAACCACACTAGTCCCCTGCAGCATCAAGTGCTGCCTGTCACACCTTTACTGCTTCCTGtgaagctctgctgtgctgccagatGACCGACAGCAGAGGACAAGAGGGAGCGTTAGGGGATGGTGCTCCAGGCTGCTGTGATCTGCAATGCACTGCGTGTTCACAAACTATAGAACATCATCATCAATATCAATGGCATTTGAATTCCAAATTTTGGATTAAGTACTTATTTGGGCCTTTATGAAAGGTAGCACTGTACTCCATATATATTTAGTCAGCTGATATAACAGCATGAAAATCATAAACTTAACTGGGAGGAAACtcatcagaaaaataaagaactgaCCCTGACTGGACAGAACATTCCTCTTGGCTTACTGCTGTGTCCATGTCTAGGCTAGGGAAAAGAGATttactttttttgctgtttttgttttccttctctacaGAGCCATACTCCTGTATGAAATGTCTGTGTCTCAGTTCAACATAATTACAATGAGAATAAAATACTCACAGGCTCGGAAACTGCTTAGCTTGGGTATTACTTTGCCTTTGAACTGCTCAATAACTTGCTCCACCACTGCACGGTACTTGTTCTGGCCCAAGGCATAAATGTACTGATCTAGAAGAGGAACATTTGCCAGATTCCAAATGAACTGACCTCGATGCAGACTTTTTACTGATGGATGCTggaatttctttggaaaaagcaCACAATAATATAGGCATAAGAAAAATTGCAGACTATATGATTAAAGGGCTTGATTCAAAACCCCTATTAATTTTAAGAGGTTTCTAAAAAGACTCACTGAAAAGTACCATGAGTTGGACTGTTGTTTTATATCAAGAATAACCTGAAGAATGATTAAAGCAAGCATTTTATTATCTACATACAGCCTGGATGGTTTCCCCCCATATTTTAGGTACAAAGGTTACCTAAAGTCATTTGTCATTTCAATAATGTAAAAACGCTGTTAACTGTCCATAGGGTGATGTAAGAGTAGCAACTTtgagcccctgccaaggccagaGTCCCgctctggcagagctcagcctacacagctggtgctgcagaaAGCTGTGGGAGCACCAGAGACACAAAACCTGCCAGCATGCTGGGAGCAGGCACACTCTGTGCTTTTAAACGTGGGACCTTTGGAGGACAAGCCTTAGGAACAGCTGGTGTGTGGAAAATCCGGAGCACAGCAGTTTATGGAGACACTGACCATGGCTTTATGCTTatgaaaatttgcttttgtACATCCAGGCCTCACTACTTTAAACATACAAGGTCCTTAACCCCTCTCTCCCTAGCAAATGGAAGGGATGGTTTGGAAAGTGACATTCAAAGAGGAAAAGCATCTCTCCCACTACACACCCCATGCTTATCTTGGACTCCTCAAATGCTTATTAAGGTGACCTCTGGGCCAGACTGCATCACTGcataaggaaaattaaaaaaaaccacaacttcCCACAAAGCTGGCttccttttaagaaaaagaCTACAATAACTATGTTTGAAATTAAGGCTCTTAAAGGTCACTAAATGACAGTCAAAAGTTGATGGTGTATGAACAAGTACAGAACAAGACCAAGCCTAAACCACCTTGGTGGATGATAATCCATGTGTTAAGGGAATAAAGAGCCTTTTCTATCAGAATTTCTTCTCATTAACTACTTCCTCCTTAGCAGGATCAGTCACAGCATATTTTGAGACTAACTTGTTTTAATCACATTTTAAGAGTGTGACCAGTGTGTCAGAAGGCAACAGTAAGTTATCTTTCACAATTGAAAATGCTCTTGTAATTTAAGAATGTGCTTAGTAGAACTGGCAATTCACATTTCATAACTGTCTGAAGCTGGTAGCCTGAACATGAGAAGGAAAGGTTAATGAAAGGTTAATAAGTAATATGAGGTCTTTCATGCATCAAACTCAGTACTGGCTGATTAATCAGCTTTATTATCCTGTGTAACTACAGAGTAAAGAACTTCGTTTGCATCAAGACTGAGTGGAAGTGGTGCAAATGAGAAGTGTCACAGATCTCTGCTGGCACTGTAGGGAGGGTACTAATGTGAAATGGTCATAGTGCTAATGAAGAGAAGTTAGCAAGTCAAAAGGAATTCAAAATAATAATCAGCCAGTCGAGCACTACACAAAAATCCTTTAAAACAAGCTTGGTGTTCTGTTCTTCTAATTTGAACACCCTAGGGTTCATTCTCCTTTATTTGCCAGGTTTGAAACATTAACAGGTGAGCTTTGCATATATAAAAAGAACTCTTTATCTCCCTATTCGTGGTACAAAAATGCATTGCAGAAGGATCACCAGTACCACGTCACTTGCCATGTACTGGGGGAAAGGCTTTAGCCAGCTTGGAGGCTGGCACCTGAGCCATGAGTCACTGACATCTGCAGTCACCAACTTGCATTTTGCAGGTCTGAAAGCTGGCAGCAAGCACGTGAGCAAATGCTGCAGAGACATGGATTGAGAGAGAAGTGTGAGGCTAGAGCATGAGAACTCACCTCTGAGAGCACTTTATCCACGCTGGCAGCAAGCCTCCCAATCTCATACAGAATCTGAGCATTAGTAGTGATTTTTGCTACTGGTGTACCTGGCAGGTAAGTCAGCAGTCTGACCATGAACTTCTTGCTCCCAAGTCCAGTACCTGACAAGGAGAGATGCAGTCAGTCACTCTGCTGTGTCCTGAGTAACAGTTAATGCAAGAGGCAAAAAAGGTCTATCCCAGTGTAGAAGTTGTCAGATGTAGcttataaaaatgcaaagattTGATTTACCAGAATGTTGTGTAATAATGTACAAACCTTaagacactttaaaaaaatctatgctGAGAAAAACTCAGCACCAAGCAGGGTTGCTCCAGTGCCCGCACACACCCACATAGTTTTGCAGCAGAACAGGCCTCAGGAATCCCAAATGTTGTTCAGAAGTTACAGTGACAGTAAAAGCTAAATGCCAACACAATTTTTCTTCCAAGCACTATTAAAGCAACTTATTCTGGCTTCAGAGATGGGCTAGAACTGTATTTTACACCTCTCTGAAGGCAAATAATTTCAAGCAGCATGTAGTCAATGAGGCATTTTTAACTTTTCCTGTGTGCGGACACGTCAGATAAACGTTTTCTCCAATTCCTTAAGCTGAAGTGTTTTCCCAAGTGTTTTCCTAGTTAATTATTACTCTCTCTCAGTTACTTTGCTTCTGGTATTTTAACTTTGGACTATTATGGCTGGAATACAGGTCACCTGATGCATATCCCTAGTATTCAAACACAAGCCCAGAGTTCCCTTTAGCATACATACAGTCTGCCACATGGCGAGCTAAGGGTGAGAGCGGGGCAGGAAAGGTGCCCACAGTGGCTCACCTCCCGATTCCAGAGACATTATGTTACCATCTTTTGTCAGATAAGGAGTAGCTGAAGGGAAGCCTTCAGCACTGAGAAACATCATGGCCTGGGTCTGCACTTCAATGAGGTCAGGCTCCTGGCTGTCTTCTGAATTGGTGATTTTGAGGACATACTCATCAGCACCTTCAGCTGAGACACGCACATGGAAGTTCTGATCATCATAGCTGGGGAGTGACCTGATCCAAGATACCTTCAATCCAAACACCCTGTCAACCAAttcagctgcctctctctcaTCAAAAGTGGGTTTGGTCAAGGTCTGGGGTTGACAGTCATTTCCAGAAGACATTGTGTCTctaggagaaaaagaaaagctggatgATCTGATCTGTATTCTGACACCAGAAGCAGTAATTACTGCAACAAAATGCATTCAGCTACTGGAGAAGACTTTCCTTCATTTAttaaacaagcaaagaaaaccaaccccctgtgccagctcaggTTTCTGACATCATAGCTTATCAAATACTTAGGCTGCAACCCCTCCACAGAAAGACTGCTAGAGAGATGCACTCAATCCGTTCTGAAGAGCAGACATAAAGGAAAGCTTTTATTCTCATTTCTAGCAGCAGCCTAACCTGGTATTGTTGATAGGTAGGAATGTCTCCCTCAGGAGCAGAGTTGCTGAATCTCTGATCAGAGGGTCTTCAATTTGTGCCTGCAAAAGGCAAGAATTAATTTAGTAAATCATAACGTTAAAGCAGATTAAATCTTTCTGCTTGGTCACGGCCTTCCAAATTCCAGTGCTAAGAAAGGCAGCACAAACCTGCAGACGCTCGCTCGTCTCTcgcctgcccagctgcaggaatCTCGAGCCTCCCCAGACGAGCGCAACCCTTGGACTCGTTGGGAGCCGCGCCAACCTTTGCCCAGCCCGGGGAGGCCGAGGAGCTGCAGAAGCCGCCGTCAGCAGCCGGGGGCCCGGCCCCTGCCTGCCCCGCTGGCTCCGGAGCGCCCCGGGCTCCGCGGAACGCGGGGCTGCGCCCGCTCCGAGCGCGCCCGGGGCTCCCGCGCTGcgcccggggccggcggcgcCTCCCGGCCGCGAGCAGCGGCGCCGGAGCCTCCCCGCGGCGCCGGAGCGCTGCCCCAGGCCGTGGGCTTTGTTTGCCCGCGGCACGAGAGGGGAGGGAAGCTACGACTTCCTGTCACAAAGGCGAAACACTTAAAAAACCCTGCGCCCGCAGCGGGCAGGAGGGAAGACGTCcgttttattcttttctttaaacCCTTTTATCATCACACCACATCTAAATCTCTGCCAAATGCTTAGACTGAAGACCacgtataaatatatataacaaaCCTGAGGCATCTTGCTCAGGATGTTCTTTAGGCTGTCCCAGAGAAAGCTTTTACTGGAACAATAGGTCTAGTCCTAGAAAATTTGACccttaatgaaaataatgacaAACCTTAAGATTAATATAGAAATATCTTCTGAAACTCCTAATGAAAAAAAGGTAATCTGCTGTAGTTGATGTCCTGCTATGACAGAATTAGGAACCTGAAGAAAAGGGAATTTAGGAAAGACATGCTGAAGACACCCAACAAACCCCctctccccaaaacccaaacaacaacacCTAAAGCATCTTAAGTAAATCAGTTAAAAATCCTCTATCACAAAATTTCAGTATTGTTTGTAACATTAGGGACACAAAATTGAAAGGGGTTTTTCCCACAAAGAATAGAGCTCTGTAAAATATTTAGGGTTCCCTCTCCTGAATTCTGAGGCCCTGAAGCTTTAGCTCATTGGGAAGCATTCTTGCTGTGTTTAACATAGCTGGTTACAGAAATGCACTCCTGAGCTCTGCAAACAAGATTACAATGCACTTTGCAGAGCTGTACTCCTTACTCTTGCTTCAGTTGCGAGATTGAACTGCAAAAGCAAAGACCCATAAACTTCTGTgcttctcctgcctgcctggtACTCTGGGGGAAGCTCACTGTGGCTGTGAGGCAAGGCAGAGCTTGAAGGTTGTACTTTGGCCTGTCTTATTATCTGAAGAAAGATAGACTTGAATAACTTAGCATCCACGCATTGAATTCCAGTCTAATGCCTGTGCTGAGAGTGAGGACTGAAGTAGGTTAGTGGTGGACATCCCCAAATCACTTCTGAGGATCTTATCAGAGTTGTAACCTTGGCCAACAGCTTGCTTTAATGCAAGATTTCATCTAGATTCTAAATGAGACATTTTtcagaggggaaagaaaaagttgcTGTCTTACATAGCAAGAATTCTAttatcattatagtgcaaggatTCCATATCACCAGAGTTTCTTACCTCCTCAATGTCtcccacaggcagctcctctaggcactgactgttcctggtccttgcagcagccatcTGACTCCAGagcccaccaatccactcttttataccactgttcttattggctacaggtgtggcctgttaacatcaggcctgctcctaaccTTTGGAAATTAtatcagctgcaactctttaggggatgagattacattctataccatcttcatttacccatactgtatccccctacaaaaagttattaaaaaagcatttgatATAACATCCAGAGTGGTGTCTGGAGCACAGCTAAGCCAGAGAACATCCTTCTACACCAGCTAAGCATGCTTTGTGCTTTGTGAGCCCAAGCTCACTCCTAACAAGTAAATGGAACATGCATCATGATCTAATACACAATATTATCCCTTCTTTATTCACCCTGCCCCTTCACACACAGGACCCTTTTAAGAGTATTCCTTACTATCTATTCAAAATAGACAGTAACATACAAGAACTGTCATacaattttctttattaaaaataatttacaacaTTGGTAACATTGTATGCACAATTTTCATCAATTGAACTTAAGATATATCTATGCAATACTTTGAACTTAAAACAGACTGTTCTGTTGGCTTTAAACAGCAGACAATGATTTGCAGTTGCTTAAATAGGATTAATATACATAGCTTCTTGTCCTTATACTTAGTTGTAAAATGTATAAACATCAACACTATCCCAAAGCTTTGTagtttgggatggggaggaagagggaagcaagaagagaaaacatttaCAAAAATTTCAGCAAGATTCTCCCCCAAATCCAAATGGAGGGAGGTCTAGGTTAAATACATCTAACACACCGAGTCACTTCTCAAACAGGTACACATCCTCCTACACTTCAGGATACTAAAGAGAGGTCTAAGTGAACATTTGGTGTGTGAGCACAGCAATGCTCACTGTCCTaggccctgcccctgccagagGGCTCCTGCCCACCTATGGCCCTCAgggtcccagcagtgtccagaGTTAAATGTTTCCTTGGCTGCTGGCCTCCTGAGCTGCACTCTGCAcagaggacagggagcagggctgttcCCAGGGCTCACAGCAGATGGTGcatgggcagagctgtcccacaGGGCACCCCCACCCCACAGGGAACGGGCCCAAGGGTAGGAGCCAGCCTGCACACCCTGGAGATGCCAGACTTGGCCTTGTGGAGAGCTACACCTGCTGCAGCAATAATAGGAGCctccagctgagcagcccctgtgcccaggcacagctcagaacTTCTCTCTCGTGGACTACAAGACATTAGTGCAGCAGAATCAAAGCAGCTGCTAAGGTAATGAAGGCGCCTGTTTCTCTAAAAAGAACTGACTTGCTTTACTGATGACAACTTGCAGGTAAGTCACATACCCTGAAATTGTACTCCACCTCTTCAATCTGCCTTGACATGGCTTGGATTCCTGGCTCCTGAAGCATGGAGAAAGGGCAGGGGGCTGTGTTTCCTTCAAGCATTAGTAAATAGGCATGGAGTTGCAGTTGTATTATCTGCATGAGGCACCATTATGTACCAGCActaaatttccattttctccccagTAACATTTCCTTGAATTAAATCAAGAATATACCTTTGAGCTGGGATAAAATAGTATTAGACACTGTAGTACAAGAAGTAGGATCTGCCCAGTCACTCTGGATAGAATAATGGAAGTGTACCACAGAACAGGAATCATTCAGCATTCAGTTGAATGTAATACTCATTGATTTATCCCCCCTTAGGAGTGGTAGGAGTCACCGGAATGGTTTTCATCTTACCTAAAAGAAAATCACATAAAACTAGTGAAATATAAAAACAGATTATACAGAACTTCAAACTTTAGTGAACTTTGtctaacaaaacagaaaaataaatatcaaattTATGTCAATCAAATTAGTTTGGCTTTTGAACTGTCAAAAAATTAATACACTGTATTGATATAATTATGCAAGAGGTTTGGGATACTTTGGGTTCGgggcttttttaaaagaatgtcAAACATACTATTTAAAGATTTGAACAGTTCATCTGTTAGTTCACAAGTCAACTATTTCAGTATCTGGTTATAAATTAAAAGTACACGTAAATAAAGCTAATATAGTCCTCTTGAATGTTTTGATATTTAAGACATTtatcaacaacaaaaatccttaaagaaaaatcttgacAATTTATAGGCAAGTATTGCAGTTTTGTTCTCCAGCAGACATTAAACTCTACACAAACTGTAAGTGGAGTTATGAAGCTTTTCAAGACAGGAGCACAGGAAgagcctgctggagctgcactcACTTGCACAGCTCAGACAGGACCAAAGGTCTGTGAAGTGGGAGCACAAGccatgctgcagctcctgccaatATGGGCTATGAACAGGGGCTGACAATTCCAGCCACAGCTACTGCAGTGCCATGAGAGCCAGGTTTGTTCAGTTTCTCCTCCTCAGAAGGGGATGCTCTCtaagagctgggagctgccagcacggGAGAAAGCACTCCAAGGCAGCGTGGCCATCTTGAACGTCTGACACGTGTAATGTATTAGACAGGTTGGATTTAAAGCAGAGGAATTTAAACAGCCCTAGCAAATGTTTTAAAAGGCTTTAAAGGTTAAAACATTACAAGGAGGTACTTTCTCTGATGATATTGCAGAGAGCACAATAAAAACAGATGTCACAAATGACAAGTGCGTCCCTTGAAGGAGATGTGACAAACTTCAATTGAAGGGCATGAAGAAACATGGCTTAACCTGCATGAATGAAACAACTGGGAGATTTGgttttaaatgcagaaatatttcccaTATTTCTAAGCACACAGAATTTCACATATTTCATAGTTTGAGCAGTTTAAATCTGGATCCAGAGGAAATATAATCCCATAAAGGTAAGGAGGTCAACATCTGAGATACAGGATACCATGGGCCTCATGTGGACTGCTTTTTGTTCAGCC
The sequence above is a segment of the Molothrus aeneus isolate 106 chromosome 13, BPBGC_Maene_1.0, whole genome shotgun sequence genome. Coding sequences within it:
- the HYKK gene encoding hydroxylysine kinase, yielding MSSGNDCQPQTLTKPTFDEREAAELVDRVFGLKVSWIRSLPSYDDQNFHVRVSAEGADEYVLKITNSEDSQEPDLIEVQTQAMMFLSAEGFPSATPYLTKDGNIMSLESGGTGLGSKKFMVRLLTYLPGTPVAKITTNAQILYEIGRLAASVDKVLSEKFQHPSVKSLHRGQFIWNLANVPLLDQYIYALGQNKYRAVVEQVIEQFKGKVIPKLSSFRACINHGDLNDHNILVDSCSASLENPQYRVSGILDFSDMSYGYYVFEVAIAIMYMMIESPDPLSVGGHVLAGFESILPLTAEERGALFLLVSGRFAQSLVIAAHTALLYPENKEYLTITAKTGWKHLMTMFEVGQEAVEKKWFETAQVYMHHAPAL